A genomic window from Heptranchias perlo isolate sHepPer1 chromosome 20, sHepPer1.hap1, whole genome shotgun sequence includes:
- the LOC137335858 gene encoding calsenilin-like — MEFIAAAVVILLFIGVLKQFGILEPMSMEDSSESDEELSTVRHQPEGVDELQAQTKFSKKEIQSLYRGFKNECPSGMVDEETFKVIYSQFFPQGDATTYAHFLFNAFDTDKRGAIRFEDFVIGLSLLLRGTVNERLNWAFNLYDINNDGYITKEEMLAIIQSIYDMMGRYTYPILHQDTPFEHVEKFFQKMDRNQDGVVTIDEFLESCRKDENIMKSMQLFENVI; from the exons ATGGAGTTCATTGCAGCGGCTGTGGTCATTCTCCTGTTCATCGGAGTTCTCAAACAGTTTGGGATCCTGGAGCCCATGTCCATGGAAG ACAGCAGTGAGAGTGACGAGGAACTGTCAACAGTGCGTCACCAGCCTGAGGGAGTGGATGAACTTCAAGCACAGACCAAGTTTTCCAAGAAAGAAATCCAGTCACTTTACAGGGGCTTCAAAAAC GAATGCCCCAGTGGGATGGTGGATGAGGAAACGTTTAAAGTAATTTATTCCCAGTTCTTCCCACAGGGAG atGCGACAACTTATGcacatttcctgtttaatgcattTGATACAGATAAGCGTGGAGCAATCCGATTTGAG GATTTTGTGATTGGTTTGTCCTTGTTGTTGCGTGGGACTGTAAATGAGAGACTAAACTGGGCGTTCAACCTGTATGACATCAACAATGATGGTTACATCACCAAGGAG GAAATGTTGGCTATTATTCAATCAATCTACGACATGATGGGCCGATACACATACCCCATTCTACACCAAGACACTCCATTCGAACATGTGGAAAAGTTCTTTCAG AAGATGGACAGAAACCAAGATGGAGTGGTGACAATTGATGAGTTCCTGGAGTCCTGTCGAAAG GATGAAAACATTATGAAATCAATGCAACTCTTTGAAAATGTTATCTAG